One Methanosphaera cuniculi DNA window includes the following coding sequences:
- a CDS encoding carbohydrate kinase family protein: MKFDIIGWGALNIDRLCNVDDYAPNDGETFINYETKSCGGSAANTIIGIAKLGLNTGYIGKVGNDSNATMMQKYLEDNNVDTQHLLVDSDGETGEVIGFVTKTGDRKLYVTPKSNDDITYDEIDLNYLENTKILHLTSFVGHNTTHSIDTQLEVLKKLPSNVKVSFDPGMIYIQRGPLFMNQFLEHTDILLINETELLMLTKRDTLEDAVNMISDMVEILVVKRSTDGSYIKKGDEEYNINIFPVDAIDTTGAGDAYNAGFLYGLLNDYTLRESGIIGSFIAAKSTTKSGATEAIPTIDSIDIGEIIKKY; encoded by the coding sequence ATGAAATTTGACATAATAGGATGGGGAGCATTAAATATCGATAGACTTTGTAATGTAGATGATTATGCTCCAAATGATGGTGAAACATTTATTAACTATGAAACTAAGTCATGTGGGGGTTCAGCAGCAAATACTATAATAGGAATTGCAAAACTAGGACTAAACACAGGATATATTGGAAAAGTGGGAAATGATTCAAATGCTACTATGATGCAAAAATACTTAGAAGATAATAATGTGGATACACAACATTTACTTGTTGATAGTGATGGTGAAACAGGTGAAGTAATAGGATTTGTAACAAAAACTGGTGATCGTAAATTATATGTAACACCAAAGAGTAATGATGATATTACATATGATGAAATAGATCTTAATTACCTTGAAAATACAAAAATATTACATCTTACATCATTTGTAGGACATAATACTACTCATTCAATAGATACACAACTTGAAGTACTAAAAAAACTACCAAGTAATGTGAAAGTATCATTTGATCCAGGAATGATTTATATTCAAAGAGGACCACTATTTATGAATCAATTCCTAGAACATACAGATATCTTACTTATTAATGAAACAGAACTTTTAATGCTTACTAAAAGAGATACATTAGAGGATGCTGTTAATATGATAAGTGACATGGTTGAAATTCTTGTTGTTAAAAGATCAACAGATGGTTCATACATTAAAAAAGGTGATGAAGAATATAATATTAATATTTTCCCTGTTGATGCTATTGATACAACAGGAGCAGGTGATGCATATAATGCAGGATTCCTATATGGACTATTAAATGATTATACACTTCGTGAATCTGGTATTATTGGAAGTTTTATTGCAGCAAAATCAACCACAAAATCAGGAGCAACTGAGGCAATACCAACAATTGATAGTATTGATATTGGTGAGATAATTAAAAAATATTAA
- a CDS encoding exopolysaccharide biosynthesis protein produces MNELQVIKYENTSDKIKQLKSQLPEGKMTLKQLFNFYDARELIMILLIAPFLIPFSIPGSSTPFGILIILLALCEIFNKHFYLPNFVGNYELSHETVEKLFDIIIKALGYIEKIVKPRGKMVKYPKVQKINLFMCIILSILLFLPLPIPFTDFFPAVSILLLLVSNIENDSYLMILGYVMSVVTFFYFYSMGSLGIEIIIRVINYALSYLH; encoded by the coding sequence ATGAATGAACTTCAAGTTATTAAGTATGAAAATACATCAGATAAAATTAAACAATTAAAAAGTCAACTTCCAGAAGGAAAAATGACATTAAAACAATTATTTAATTTCTATGATGCAAGAGAACTTATAATGATACTTCTTATTGCTCCATTTCTTATTCCATTTTCAATTCCTGGAAGCAGTACACCATTTGGTATACTTATAATACTTCTTGCTTTGTGTGAAATTTTCAACAAACATTTTTATCTTCCAAATTTTGTTGGAAATTATGAACTTAGTCATGAGACTGTTGAGAAATTATTTGATATTATAATAAAAGCACTAGGATATATTGAAAAAATAGTGAAACCTCGTGGTAAGATGGTTAAATATCCAAAAGTTCAGAAGATTAATCTTTTCATGTGTATAATACTTTCAATACTATTATTTTTACCACTTCCAATTCCTTTCACAGATTTCTTTCCTGCGGTTTCAATATTACTGCTTTTAGTATCAAATATAGAAAATGATTCATATCTTATGATTTTAGGTTATGTGATGAGTGTTGTTACATTCTTTTACTTCTATTCTATGGGAAGTCTTGGTATTGAAATTATAATACGGGTAATTAACTATGCACTTTCTTATTTACACTAA
- a CDS encoding DUF1616 domain-containing protein: MKIVNKIIKAALIIILILAIVCVCYMVVNPNQGEGYTEFYILDHNNNTTDYPTNVSQYSIEKINIGIKNKENAKMNYTIVIKKDGYIQAMYNKTLQNDQEEITPYYLTSTSNIGDNQDLKIELYKGNTTSVYRTLKLKYNVV, encoded by the coding sequence ATGAAAATAGTTAATAAGATTATAAAAGCAGCACTCATCATAATACTTATATTAGCTATTGTTTGTGTATGTTACATGGTAGTTAACCCAAATCAGGGTGAAGGATATACAGAATTTTATATTCTTGATCATAACAATAATACAACAGACTATCCTACCAATGTATCCCAGTATTCAATTGAAAAAATAAATATTGGAATAAAAAACAAAGAAAATGCGAAGATGAATTATACAATAGTAATAAAAAAAGATGGATATATTCAAGCTATGTATAATAAAACACTGCAAAATGACCAAGAAGAAATAACACCATACTATCTTACATCAACATCAAACATTGGTGATAATCAAGACCTTAAAATAGAGCTTTATAAAGGTAATACTACAAGTGTTTATAGAACACTAAAACTTAAATATAACGTAGTTTAG
- a CDS encoding flippase encodes MSRLKQFLKTSEYRKILENIVSLTGLQFASYILPLITLPYLTMVLGPEMFGLTQYAISLITYFQIVTDYGFNLSATRELAIKREDNKEVSRIFSSVMFIKCMLMILTFIVLILIVLFIPKFSENYLIYILTFGMVIGYMLFPTWFFQAMEYMRYTSILNIIGKLIYTIAIFIFIHNTSDYILVPVINSIGLIIVGIIGLYMAIRRFNIKLQIPKLDDIKYQLKEGWHVFISTVSINLYTTTNTFLLGLLTNNTMVGYYSIAEKIVLAANGLLTPISQALYPYVSRKSSKSKTINIQFIQKLTKLMATVGLILSLVIFIFAKPIIIYIFGDAYTTSIILLEILSALPFIVALSTVFGVQTMLTHNYQKAFSSITLLGGIINIILAIILITIYGVIGIAVCFVITESFITIAMLIFLQTHNIKIIPTKKIKIK; translated from the coding sequence ATGTCAAGACTAAAACAATTTCTTAAAACAAGTGAGTATAGAAAAATTCTTGAAAACATAGTCTCACTAACAGGATTACAGTTTGCAAGCTACATACTACCACTTATAACATTACCATATTTAACAATGGTACTAGGACCTGAGATGTTTGGATTAACCCAGTATGCAATATCACTTATCACATATTTTCAAATAGTAACAGATTATGGATTTAACTTATCAGCAACACGTGAACTTGCAATAAAACGTGAAGATAACAAAGAAGTATCAAGAATATTTAGTAGTGTAATGTTTATTAAATGTATGCTAATGATACTAACATTCATAGTACTCATACTTATTGTACTATTTATTCCAAAATTTAGTGAAAACTATCTTATCTACATCTTAACATTTGGAATGGTAATAGGATACATGCTCTTTCCAACATGGTTTTTCCAGGCAATGGAATATATGAGATATACAAGTATTCTAAATATTATAGGAAAACTAATATATACAATTGCAATATTCATATTTATACATAATACAAGTGATTACATTCTTGTTCCTGTAATAAACTCAATAGGACTTATTATTGTAGGAATTATAGGATTATATATGGCTATTAGAAGATTTAATATTAAACTTCAAATACCAAAGCTAGATGATATTAAATATCAGCTAAAAGAGGGATGGCATGTATTTATATCAACTGTATCAATAAACTTATATACAACAACAAATACATTTCTACTAGGTTTACTTACAAACAACACTATGGTTGGATACTACTCAATTGCTGAAAAAATTGTACTAGCAGCAAATGGACTACTAACACCAATATCTCAGGCATTATATCCATATGTAAGTCGAAAAAGTAGCAAATCTAAGACTATAAACATACAATTTATACAAAAACTTACAAAACTTATGGCAACTGTAGGATTAATACTATCATTAGTCATATTCATATTTGCAAAACCAATAATAATATACATATTTGGAGATGCATATACAACTTCAATAATATTACTTGAAATACTCTCAGCTCTACCATTCATTGTAGCACTAAGTACAGTCTTTGGAGTTCAAACCATGCTTACACACAACTACCAGAAAGCATTTAGTTCAATAACACTCCTTGGTGGAATAATAAATATAATACTAGCAATAATACTAATAACAATATATGGAGTAATAGGAATAGCAGTATGCTTTGTAATAACAGAATCATTCATAACAATAGCAATGCTAATATTTCTACAAACACATAACATTAAAATAATACCCACAAAAAAAATTAAAATCAAATAA
- the pdxS gene encoding pyridoxal 5'-phosphate synthase lyase subunit PdxS: protein MIHGTKVLKEGFAKMTKGGVIMDVVNAEQAAIAEDAGAVSVMALERVPSDIRKAGGVARMADPSKVIEIMDAVDIPVMAKVRIGHFVEAQVLESLGVDMIDESEVLTQADEDFHIDKSQFTIPFVCGARNLGEALRRVDEGAAMIRTKGEAGTGNVVEAVRHMRAIQGAIREIENKTEEELWQVAREINAPRDLVKLTAEEGRIPVVNFSAGGIATPADAALMMQLGADGVFVGSGIFKSENPELVAKAVVEATAHYDDADLIAEVSTDLGEAMPGIDINDLSEEERLQNRGNYI from the coding sequence ATGATACATGGAACAAAAGTACTAAAAGAAGGATTTGCAAAAATGACCAAAGGTGGAGTAATCATGGATGTTGTAAATGCAGAACAAGCAGCAATTGCTGAAGATGCAGGAGCAGTATCTGTAATGGCACTAGAACGTGTACCATCTGATATAAGAAAAGCTGGTGGAGTAGCAAGAATGGCAGATCCATCAAAAGTAATAGAAATAATGGATGCTGTAGATATACCTGTAATGGCAAAAGTAAGAATTGGTCACTTTGTAGAAGCACAAGTACTTGAATCCCTTGGTGTTGACATGATTGATGAAAGTGAAGTACTAACACAAGCAGATGAAGACTTCCACATAGATAAATCACAATTTACAATACCATTTGTATGTGGAGCACGTAACCTTGGTGAAGCACTAAGACGTGTAGATGAAGGAGCTGCAATGATAAGAACCAAAGGTGAAGCAGGAACAGGAAATGTAGTAGAAGCTGTAAGACATATGAGAGCAATACAAGGTGCAATACGTGAAATTGAAAATAAAACAGAAGAAGAACTCTGGCAAGTAGCACGTGAAATTAATGCACCACGTGATCTTGTAAAACTCACAGCAGAAGAAGGAAGAATTCCAGTTGTAAACTTCTCAGCAGGAGGAATAGCAACACCAGCAGATGCAGCACTTATGATGCAATTAGGAGCAGATGGAGTATTTGTAGGATCAGGAATTTTCAAATCAGAAAATCCAGAACTTGTAGCAAAAGCAGTAGTTGAAGCAACAGCACACTATGATGATGCAGATCTTATAGCTGAAGTATCAACAGATCTTGGAGAGGCAATGCCAGGTATTGATATAAACGACTTATCTGAAGAAGAAAGACTACAAAACCGTGGAAACTACATATAG
- a CDS encoding NUDIX domain-containing protein, which produces MSKFNMYVKTIIRNNEDKILLIRENRTDNKDRWDLPGAPLTDDESFDEALIENVQKQIGYYIYPKEIIGITNYTQYNSKNLTVIMESVFINGDLILSHNYSDYKWINIEDINKYPLSLWLNNYIKTNKNPFHDVEEIIDELDDKIDVRDAIIEENIATENPNTFEEPQKKVGRSLKSSFGLFKDAIKRTFHPKRAKVEHTEPKENLYIDYENTEDEIEYEGEFSQQAQQFINQSRHEDEVILTDNNISDDDIILTDNIPSADEIFHSSGDEIIVEHDIETIIQPDSNDVVDDTGVINLDMPSSDDEIIVDKTQELQDELVDTKPVDEIKTDDDNKNNVEAVKSSIKDHEFKIISENQAVPYIRKEKESEEKVSFNSEGINRHNWKDKLDKFNRTKANDKKKQVPHPKGKR; this is translated from the coding sequence ATGTCAAAATTTAACATGTATGTTAAGACAATTATACGAAATAATGAAGATAAAATACTTTTAATTCGTGAAAATCGTACAGATAATAAGGATCGATGGGATCTTCCAGGAGCACCACTTACAGATGATGAAAGCTTTGATGAAGCATTAATTGAAAATGTACAAAAACAGATTGGATACTATATTTATCCAAAAGAAATTATTGGAATAACAAACTACACACAATATAATAGTAAAAATCTAACTGTAATAATGGAATCTGTTTTCATCAATGGTGATTTAATACTTTCACATAACTACAGTGACTATAAATGGATAAATATAGAAGATATTAATAAATATCCACTTAGTCTCTGGCTTAATAATTATATTAAAACAAATAAAAATCCATTCCATGATGTTGAAGAGATAATTGATGAGCTTGATGATAAAATAGATGTACGTGATGCAATAATAGAAGAGAATATTGCAACAGAAAATCCAAACACATTTGAAGAACCACAGAAAAAAGTAGGACGTAGTCTTAAAAGCTCATTTGGACTATTTAAAGATGCTATTAAAAGAACATTCCACCCAAAACGTGCAAAAGTAGAACATACAGAGCCTAAAGAAAATCTCTATATAGACTATGAAAATACAGAAGATGAAATAGAATATGAAGGAGAATTCTCACAACAAGCACAACAATTCATTAACCAAAGTAGACATGAGGATGAGGTCATACTAACAGACAATAATATATCAGATGATGATATAATACTAACAGATAATATACCATCAGCTGATGAAATATTTCATAGTAGTGGTGATGAAATAATAGTAGAACATGACATAGAAACCATTATACAGCCAGATAGTAATGATGTGGTAGATGATACAGGAGTCATAAATCTTGATATGCCAAGTAGTGATGATGAAATTATTGTTGATAAAACACAAGAACTTCAAGATGAACTTGTAGATACAAAACCTGTAGATGAAATAAAAACAGATGATGATAATAAAAATAATGTAGAGGCTGTTAAATCATCAATAAAAGATCATGAATTTAAGATCATATCAGAAAATCAGGCAGTACCATATATTAGAAAAGAAAAAGAATCAGAAGAAAAAGTTAGCTTTAACTCAGAAGGTATAAATCGTCATAACTGGAAAGATAAACTAGATAAATTTAACAGAACTAAAGCTAATGATAAGAAAAAACAAGTACCACATCCTAAAGGAAAAAGATAA
- a CDS encoding NAD-dependent epimerase/dehydratase family protein, which yields MNDIKCVVTGGAGFIGSHITETLIDNGVSQVTIIDNMTTGNIENLKDLDHDKIQLECADITTTDLKSIFLGHDYVFHEAALISVPESIKHPTKTNEVNINGSYRVLKAACESGIKKVISASSAAVYGETDILPNTETLPLKPLSPYAVSKSMLELYSYTFTNTYNLPTACLRYFNVFGPRQNSESAYSGVIPKFISALINDKQPIIYGDGEQTRDFIYVKNIAKANYEMINNDATGIFNIAHGKTTSINQLLEYICEIMGYDFNPKYMPRQDGDIINSVADISKAEEEFGFKSEHDFKKELKETINYYVNTMQN from the coding sequence ATGAACGACATAAAATGTGTTGTTACAGGTGGTGCAGGATTCATAGGATCACATATCACTGAAACACTAATTGACAATGGAGTATCACAAGTAACAATCATCGACAATATGACAACAGGCAATATAGAAAATTTAAAAGACTTAGATCACGATAAGATACAATTAGAATGTGCAGATATTACAACTACTGATTTAAAAAGTATATTTTTAGGACATGACTATGTATTTCACGAAGCAGCACTAATAAGTGTACCTGAAAGTATAAAACATCCAACAAAAACAAATGAAGTAAATATAAATGGTTCATATAGAGTACTTAAAGCAGCATGTGAATCAGGAATCAAAAAGGTAATTTCAGCATCCTCTGCAGCGGTCTATGGAGAGACAGACATATTACCAAACACAGAAACACTACCACTAAAACCACTCTCACCATATGCAGTATCAAAATCAATGCTAGAATTATACTCATACACATTTACAAACACATACAACCTCCCAACAGCATGTCTAAGATATTTTAATGTATTTGGACCACGACAAAACAGTGAATCAGCATACAGTGGAGTAATACCAAAATTCATATCAGCACTCATAAACGACAAACAACCAATAATATACGGAGATGGAGAACAAACCAGAGACTTCATATACGTAAAAAACATAGCAAAAGCAAACTATGAAATGATAAACAACGATGCAACAGGAATATTTAACATAGCACACGGAAAAACAACATCAATAAACCAACTACTTGAATACATATGTGAAATAATGGGATATGACTTCAACCCAAAATACATGCCACGACAAGATGGAGACATTATAAACTCAGTAGCAGACATAAGCAAAGCAGAAGAAGAATTTGGATTTAAAAGTGAACACGACTTTAAAAAGGAACTAAAAGAAACAATAAACTACTACGTAAATACAATGCAAAACTAG
- a CDS encoding formylmethanofuran--tetrahydromethanopterin N-formyltransferase, with product MNFKIDDTYCEAFTGTCIRMIVTAEDQRTIDKIAADATATPGTVIGRTESGVERFLSKDETPDNRPGVIIQFWYNTKDLDKFDKELSFRIRQDILVKPFVKIFDASIDPFDYIDTTEHVGHCGDGYEWTETIDERTMIRVPICVPDFYIEQKLGCMEGIMGVNFWYCCSSKEAVLKGGYKALDAIATVDGVCTPFDICSAGSKVETNYPEIGPTTNHPYCPSLKEVLGDESKVKDGIEYIPEIVINALTVKDAKEALKRGIEALDDVNGIIEVSAGNYGGSLGKFKFYLKEVLGDD from the coding sequence ATGAATTTTAAAATAGATGATACATACTGTGAAGCATTCACAGGAACATGTATAAGAATGATAGTAACAGCAGAAGATCAAAGAACAATTGATAAAATAGCAGCAGATGCAACAGCAACACCAGGAACTGTAATAGGAAGAACAGAATCAGGAGTTGAAAGATTCCTATCAAAAGATGAAACACCTGATAACAGACCAGGTGTAATCATACAATTTTGGTATAATACAAAAGACTTAGATAAATTTGATAAAGAACTATCATTTAGAATAAGACAAGATATACTTGTAAAACCATTTGTTAAAATATTTGATGCATCAATTGATCCATTTGACTATATTGATACAACAGAACATGTTGGACATTGTGGAGATGGATATGAATGGACAGAAACAATAGATGAAAGAACAATGATACGTGTACCAATTTGTGTACCAGACTTCTATATTGAACAAAAACTTGGATGTATGGAAGGTATTATGGGTGTTAACTTCTGGTATTGTTGTTCATCAAAAGAAGCTGTACTTAAAGGTGGATATAAAGCACTTGATGCAATAGCAACAGTTGATGGAGTATGTACACCATTTGACATATGCTCAGCAGGATCTAAAGTTGAAACAAATTACCCTGAAATTGGTCCTACAACAAATCATCCATACTGTCCATCACTAAAAGAAGTACTAGGTGATGAATCTAAAGTAAAAGATGGAATAGAATATATACCAGAAATAGTAATAAATGCATTAACAGTAAAAGATGCTAAAGAAGCACTTAAACGAGGAATTGAAGCACTTGATGATGTAAATGGTATAATTGAAGTATCAGCAGGAAATTATGGTGGAAGTCTTGGAAAATTCAAATTCTACCTAAAAGAAGTACTAGGTGATGACTAA